One Deltaproteobacteria bacterium genomic region harbors:
- a CDS encoding phosphoenolpyruvate carboxykinase gives MMQSNLSIAALCEQVLLRKEAQLSEHGAIVTSTGKYTGRSPNDKFIVKEPSSEANVGWGKVNRPFDPQKFDLLHQKMLDYMKGKELFIQDCFAGASAEHRLPIRVITEFAWHSLFARNMFIVPKTAEEAKNHAPQFTVIALPNFLAEPAKDGTNSEAFILLHFGKRLVLIGGTHYAGEIKKSIFTVLNYLLPLKNVLSMHCSANIGPEGDTAVFFGLSGTGKTTLSADPERNLIGDDEHGWGDHGVFNFEGGCYAKVINLSEKAEPEIYACTHRFGTILENVVMDPVLRRINLDDGSLTENTRASYPLEFIPNARLDGIGGHPKNVIMLTCDSFGILPPAARLTPAQAMYHFLSGYTARVAGTERGVREPQATFSACFGAPFMALRPSVYAKLLGEKINRHNVSCWLVNTGWTGGPYGVGQRFSIADSRALVKAALSGALLKAPMVKDPYFGFEVPTQCPGVSSQSILNPKASWSSPSAYDEKAKHLVGLFQANFKEFEGDVTEEIRQAGPVDSPNPDR, from the coding sequence ATGATGCAGAGCAATTTAAGCATTGCCGCCCTTTGCGAACAGGTCCTTCTCCGAAAGGAGGCGCAACTCTCGGAGCATGGGGCGATTGTGACCTCGACCGGCAAATACACCGGCCGGTCTCCCAACGACAAATTTATCGTCAAAGAGCCCTCCAGCGAGGCGAATGTGGGATGGGGAAAGGTCAATCGGCCGTTCGATCCGCAAAAATTCGATCTCCTCCACCAAAAGATGCTCGATTACATGAAAGGGAAAGAGCTGTTCATCCAGGATTGTTTCGCGGGCGCCTCCGCCGAACATCGCCTTCCCATCCGCGTGATCACGGAATTTGCCTGGCACAGCCTCTTTGCCCGCAATATGTTTATCGTCCCGAAGACCGCGGAGGAGGCAAAAAACCATGCCCCGCAATTTACGGTCATCGCCCTGCCGAATTTTTTGGCCGAGCCCGCCAAAGACGGGACGAATTCCGAGGCGTTCATTCTCCTCCATTTCGGCAAAAGGCTTGTGCTGATTGGCGGCACGCACTATGCCGGTGAAATCAAGAAATCGATCTTTACCGTCCTTAATTACCTGCTTCCCCTCAAGAATGTTCTTTCGATGCACTGCTCGGCCAACATCGGACCGGAGGGCGATACGGCCGTTTTTTTCGGCCTTTCCGGCACCGGGAAGACAACTCTTTCAGCCGATCCCGAACGGAATCTCATCGGTGACGACGAGCATGGGTGGGGCGACCATGGGGTTTTCAATTTTGAGGGAGGCTGTTACGCGAAGGTGATTAATCTTTCTGAAAAAGCGGAGCCCGAAATTTACGCCTGCACCCACCGTTTCGGGACGATTTTGGAAAATGTGGTGATGGACCCCGTTCTCCGCCGGATCAACCTCGACGACGGAAGCCTGACCGAAAACACCCGCGCCTCGTATCCGCTGGAATTCATCCCGAACGCCCGGCTTGATGGAATTGGGGGGCATCCCAAGAACGTGATCATGCTCACCTGCGATTCCTTCGGCATCCTCCCTCCGGCGGCCCGGTTGACCCCGGCGCAGGCGATGTACCATTTTCTTTCCGGATATACCGCCCGGGTGGCCGGCACCGAACGGGGCGTCAGGGAACCGCAGGCGACCTTTTCCGCCTGTTTTGGCGCCCCCTTCATGGCGCTTCGCCCCTCGGTCTATGCCAAACTTTTGGGCGAAAAAATCAATCGCCACAATGTTTCCTGCTGGCTTGTCAACACCGGCTGGACCGGCGGGCCGTATGGCGTGGGACAGCGCTTTTCCATCGCCGATTCACGCGCGTTGGTGAAAGCGGCGCTTTCAGGCGCATTGTTGAAGGCGCCGATGGTGAAAGATCCTTATTTTGGCTTTGAAGTTCCCACCCAATGCCCCGGCGTTTCGTCCCAATCCATTCTTAATCCCAAGGCCTCATGGTCGAGCCCTTCGGCCTACGACGAAAAGGCGAAACATCTTGTCGGATTATTTCAAGCCAATTTTAAGGAGTTTGAGGGAGATGTGACGGAGGAGATTCGGCAAGCGGGGCCGGTTGATTCACCAAATCCAGACAGGTGA
- a CDS encoding type II toxin-antitoxin system HicB family antitoxin, which translates to MGSSFTLFRNAEKSADEGGYVVYIPALPGCVTQGDTFEEAQRMARDAVKGYLEVLKEEHSSEHSQDGRHQCGRIPSASWSLI; encoded by the coding sequence ATGGGGTCAAGCTTTACATTATTTAGGAACGCAGAAAAATCAGCCGATGAAGGAGGATACGTCGTTTATATTCCGGCTTTACCTGGATGCGTGACCCAGGGCGATACCTTCGAGGAAGCTCAACGAATGGCGCGCGATGCCGTTAAAGGTTACCTGGAGGTATTAAAGGAAGAGCACTCTTCGGAGCATTCTCAAGATGGCCGACATCAGTGTGGAAGAATTCCGTCGGCTTCTTGGTCATTGATATAA
- a CDS encoding XRE family transcriptional regulator: MKKHKAIIARNAAELAKVLGLSPADGVEMEIRSDLNGKIVEIVEKSGLTHAHVAKLAGTSRTRMTAILNRNTHQVSTDLLLRILASLGIRPKISFSKAA, translated from the coding sequence ATGAAGAAACATAAAGCCATCATTGCAAGAAATGCCGCTGAACTTGCAAAGGTTCTTGGTCTTTCTCCGGCCGACGGTGTCGAAATGGAAATCCGCAGTGATTTAAACGGCAAGATCGTCGAAATTGTCGAAAAAAGCGGTCTTACCCATGCCCATGTCGCCAAATTGGCCGGCACGTCGCGAACGCGCATGACCGCCATTCTGAATCGAAATACTCATCAAGTTTCAACAGACTTGCTGTTGAGAATTCTCGCCAGCCTGGGGATTCGGCCAAAAATCAGTTTTTCCAAAGCCGCATAG
- a CDS encoding type II toxin-antitoxin system RelE/ParE family toxin has protein sequence MKQAIFHVKAREVIKTFPDDVRKEVGKAILELQKGYNLSMPLSKPVPAVALGVEELRIKDASGIYRTFYYKKSSRGILIFHAFVKKTQKIPDHDIGLARKRLKEMLHEET, from the coding sequence ATGAAACAGGCGATTTTTCATGTCAAAGCAAGAGAGGTGATAAAGACCTTTCCGGATGATGTGCGCAAGGAGGTCGGAAAGGCGATCCTTGAGTTGCAAAAAGGGTACAATCTGTCGATGCCGCTTTCAAAACCGGTGCCCGCTGTTGCACTGGGCGTAGAAGAATTAAGGATCAAAGATGCTTCCGGAATCTATAGAACTTTTTATTACAAGAAATCGTCGAGAGGAATTCTGATATTCCATGCTTTTGTGAAAAAGACGCAAAAAATACCCGATCATGATATTGGCCTTGCGAGAAAACGACTAAAGGAGATGCTCCATGAAGAAACATAA
- a CDS encoding peptide ABC transporter substrate-binding protein has protein sequence MNLMLNRVVLSSLLTVILFNCSTHDPRSAIYDLQKEIRISLSTEPPTLDWNLATDNVSYQILNQLMEGLTQFDQNLNPIPAAAKSWEIREEGKTYVFHLDPNYRWSDGKPVTARDFRYSWLRLLKPETAAEYAYFLFDIIGAREFNRGKLKDENRVGIEVIDDLTLRVRLNQPIVFFPAITTFMVTYPLRQDIVEKQRRWTDPENIVTCGPFVLEEWWHEYRLKLGVNPHYGGNPQPSFDRLTIFLVSDPATSLSLYEQNLLDIAGPPPVALPYYKNSPDLMSVPKLRGYYYGFNITKKPFDDPRVRRALAMSLDKREIPNILKGGEQPVDSWIPPGMFGFEEGIGLKFDPEKARELLGQDPRRLQFTLTFNSDPVNKKIAEWAQAQWKKNLGIDVNLDNQEWKSYLSLLKTDPPGLFRLGWGADYPDPDNFMNLFTSTSGNNHTHWKSAEFDSLIAQGSVEKDEQKRKAVYDKAQKMLLEEEAVIIPLFIPMQNVLVKEKLKPFPLIPMDFMYYKRVNLKSEATGPGPLYQ, from the coding sequence ATGAACCTCATGTTGAACCGGGTGGTTCTCTCAAGCCTGCTCACGGTCATTTTATTCAATTGTTCCACCCACGATCCACGATCCGCCATTTACGATCTACAAAAAGAAATCCGAATTTCCCTCTCCACCGAACCGCCGACGCTTGATTGGAACCTCGCCACCGACAATGTAAGCTATCAGATTCTCAATCAGCTGATGGAGGGCTTAACGCAGTTTGATCAAAACTTAAACCCGATCCCGGCGGCGGCAAAAAGCTGGGAAATCAGGGAGGAAGGAAAAACGTATGTCTTTCATCTCGACCCCAATTACCGGTGGTCGGATGGAAAACCGGTGACGGCCCGGGATTTCCGTTATTCGTGGTTGAGGCTTCTCAAACCGGAAACCGCCGCGGAGTACGCCTATTTTCTTTTCGACATCATCGGCGCAAGGGAATTCAACCGCGGGAAACTCAAAGACGAAAATCGGGTAGGGATCGAAGTGATTGACGATCTGACGTTAAGGGTGCGGCTGAATCAGCCGATTGTCTTTTTTCCGGCCATCACCACCTTTATGGTAACTTATCCCTTGAGACAAGACATCGTGGAAAAACAGCGCCGGTGGACCGACCCGGAAAATATCGTCACCTGCGGGCCGTTTGTGCTTGAAGAATGGTGGCATGAATACCGGCTGAAACTGGGAGTAAACCCTCATTATGGAGGAAACCCACAACCATCGTTTGACCGCCTGACGATTTTTCTTGTCAGCGACCCTGCAACCAGCCTTTCCCTCTACGAGCAGAATCTTTTGGATATCGCCGGCCCTCCGCCGGTGGCCCTTCCATATTATAAGAACAGTCCGGACTTGATGAGCGTCCCCAAACTGCGCGGGTATTATTATGGATTCAACATAACAAAGAAGCCCTTTGACGATCCCCGCGTTCGTCGGGCTTTGGCCATGAGCCTCGACAAGCGGGAGATCCCGAATATTCTCAAAGGGGGCGAACAGCCGGTCGATTCGTGGATTCCGCCGGGGATGTTCGGGTTTGAGGAGGGGATCGGATTGAAATTCGATCCCGAAAAGGCGCGGGAACTTTTGGGACAGGACCCGCGTCGTTTGCAATTCACGCTGACCTTCAATTCGGACCCCGTGAACAAAAAAATCGCCGAATGGGCGCAGGCGCAATGGAAAAAAAATCTGGGAATTGACGTGAACCTCGACAACCAGGAATGGAAAAGCTACCTCTCACTCTTAAAAACCGATCCCCCCGGCCTCTTTCGCCTCGGCTGGGGGGCCGACTATCCCGACCCGGACAATTTTATGAATCTCTTCACCTCCACCTCGGGCAACAACCATACGCACTGGAAAAGCGCCGAGTTCGACAGCCTGATTGCGCAAGGGTCCGTCGAAAAGGATGAACAAAAGCGCAAGGCCGTATATGACAAGGCGCAAAAAATGCTTCTGGAAGAGGAAGCGGTCATCATTCCCCTTTTCATCCCGATGCAAAATGTGCTGGTGAAGGAGAAACTGAAACCGTTTCCTCTCATTCCGATGGATTTTATGTATTATAAGAGGGTAAATCTGAAATCCGAAGCAACTGGCCCCGGCCCTTTATATCAATGA
- a CDS encoding metallophosphoesterase produces MRHIRVKEFFRILYQKKPVQWIVSVFIVLFFPIIGLYAHVIEPRLVKISHLKIPIRKLPRSFNLFRIVQISDLHFGPTNDSVSFLKKCIDKINNLKPDIVALTGDFLQWDSKYIRPLAQLLSGLKAKNGLFAVLGNHDYGVCHKGHPPTDPIDHEEVIHHFEKRGIRVLHNERVKMQKGNDCLEVIGVGDYWTPHFQPDKLLTREAVPTILLCHNPDGLSKMENLHFDLMLSGHVHGGQISFPFIGPLAVPVERRHLRRGLHRLSQKWLYVNRGLGYIFKARLLSRPEITCLDLVNQPAPLAESPPSHLPQTP; encoded by the coding sequence ATGAGACATATTCGAGTCAAAGAATTTTTTCGGATCCTCTACCAGAAAAAACCGGTTCAATGGATCGTTTCGGTCTTTATCGTTCTTTTCTTCCCCATTATCGGCCTCTATGCTCATGTAATTGAGCCGCGGCTGGTAAAAATTTCGCACTTAAAGATTCCCATCAGGAAACTGCCGCGATCGTTCAATTTGTTCCGCATCGTCCAGATCAGCGATCTTCATTTCGGGCCGACCAACGATTCAGTGTCGTTTTTGAAAAAGTGCATCGACAAGATCAACAACCTAAAGCCCGACATCGTGGCCTTGACCGGCGATTTTCTTCAGTGGGACTCAAAATACATCCGTCCCCTGGCCCAGTTGCTATCCGGCCTTAAGGCCAAAAACGGCCTCTTTGCGGTTTTGGGAAACCACGATTACGGCGTCTGCCACAAGGGGCATCCCCCCACCGACCCCATCGATCACGAGGAGGTGATCCATCATTTCGAAAAAAGAGGCATCCGCGTTTTGCACAATGAACGGGTGAAAATGCAAAAGGGAAATGATTGTCTGGAGGTCATCGGCGTGGGGGATTATTGGACCCCGCATTTTCAGCCCGACAAGCTCTTGACCCGCGAGGCCGTCCCGACCATCCTTCTCTGCCACAATCCGGACGGTTTGAGCAAAATGGAAAATCTCCATTTCGACCTGATGCTTTCGGGGCATGTCCATGGGGGGCAGATCAGTTTCCCCTTCATCGGGCCTCTGGCGGTGCCGGTGGAAAGGAGGCACCTCCGCCGCGGATTGCATCGGTTGAGCCAAAAATGGCTTTATGTGAACCGCGGGCTGGGATACATCTTCAAGGCGCGGCTGTTATCGCGGCCGGAGATCACCTGTCTGGATTTGGTGAATCAACCGGCCCCGCTTGCCGAATCTCCTCCGTCACATCTCCCTCAAACTCCTTAA